One Argentina anserina chromosome 6, drPotAnse1.1, whole genome shotgun sequence genomic window, TTAGGGGTTCGATTCCCCTCAAAAGcatgtttgaattttattttgtggtggcGACACGTGGCAGAATGAGGTTATAGTGGCGACACGTGTTTATATCGCGATATTTCCCAATAATTTCGAAAATATCGCAATATATCGGGAAATTTCGAAAATATCGGACGAAATTATACTGGTATATGAACGATATATCCTTAGGCGAGAAAAACGAAATTATCGCCGAAATATCGACGATAATTTCGATTTTTCAGTCCTTACGTGTAAGTCTCCAACTCTCTCCATCTATCTCTCATGCAAACCAAATTTCAATAACATCCTCGATCAAATGAAGTTACTTATTTCTAAAGTTAGATCATCACCACCAAAAACTCCATTTATCTCGTAGTAGAACTCTTCATCCCAACCTTCAATACCATAATTGTAAGTTGTAACACATAAGCAATATTACTCACAAAACCACcaatatatacaattgatcgaGCTCTAGGAAATCTAGTTGGGAATCTCAAAAATGATGCACCTTCATTGCCGATCCTAATGAACAAACTATTGCccaaaaaatcaaatataaaaCTTAGTGATGGTGATGGACATCAACTATCAGTTGAAGCTGAATATTTGAAATTGAGCGAGTAGAAACAAATCCAAGCTTATGAACTACACACTTGCCCGAAAAGCCAAAACATACAAGTTGTGTTTGGTAAGGCTTTTTACATTAGTGATTATAAATTAAGCTTAGGCCTTCCGTTTGGTAACTTGGCTTATCATTTCCGGCTTGAAGAAGCCGAGGCTTTTAAGCTCAAAAAGCATAAGTTCCTCAATACCTCATTTTAGAAGAATAAGCTTGCGTTTCAACTGTAGCGCtaaatattgtagttaaatGAACTTTTCGTAATATCAATATCTACCCTTATCTCCATTGAAACCCTCGTCttcactcactctctctctctctctctctctctctctctctctctctctctctctctctctctctctctctctctctctctctctctctctctctctctaaacgACATCACAAGCTCTCTTCTACGCCCTTCAACATCGATCACGATTTTGGgcaagaatcaaaatcaagCAACATGTCTTGGCAATTTGATTAAAGGTTAGTAATTTAGCAATCTTAGtttcaaatttctttaattcgTTGTAAATTTGGCTTCAAGTTTGATCTAGGTTGTATGTGATTTGGGATATGAGTGGTATTGTCGTCGTCAGAGTGAAGACATGGCAGGTAGGCTTCTTCAAGTAGGCACCAAGATCATCGTTGTCGGCAAAAACTACACCGCCCACGCCAAAAAGCTTGGCAACGCCGTCTCCAAGGCCccccttctttttcttctcttttccgCATCTCATTTTCcctttcaatttccaatcttgaTTGTTATGATCCGTGAAGGAGCCCATGATATTCCTCAAACTGACGTTGTCTTACTTGAAGAATGGAGGTACAATCCGAATCCCTCACCCTCTTGAGTCGTTGGACTATGAGGTCGAGTTGGCCGTCATTATAGCCAAGAAAGCTTGCGACGTTCCTCAGACCAAGGCCATGGACTACGTTGGtggtaattgttttttttaatcttaaaAGAGATTAGTTGGTTGATTGTTGTGCTAGTTTGATGTTAAAGAGATGATATTGTTTGAGTTTGAATATGATTAGTGACAGTCACATTGCTTTAAGGTTATACACTTGCTATTGATATGACTGCCAGAGAAATTCAAGCTACTGCTAAGGCAATCCTCAGTGTTATGATGTTTATAATTCATAGTGTGTGCGCATTAGGATGTTGTACTCTAGTCTCTAGATATTTTTTGAGCTATGATTAACTAAATCTGATAAGTGGATGCACAAAATATGATGATTGGTAGACACAACTACACGTTTGATGAGCAATTTTGATGTAACGACGGATACCTTAATCTTTATATGACTTGTGCAAATGAGCAACAAGTTAACTTCTTTTAGAGGGTTCCTATGAAGTATTGTAGTGCATCAGTATTCTGGACCTGCAATCTTGTCTAGGATGTCTATGGTTTTAAGATGCTTTGCAGTATATATCCAGTCCTAAATTTTAATGTGTAGTTTTAACATCATTCTTATTTTGAATGAACCGCAGGCTAGAACAAGAGACAATGTTAGTAATTAATCCAAGTAAATGGATCATTTGAtgactatattatatacatgtcatagttcgataTTTTTAAggaaacgtaaatatgagtcaccgtcaagggtagactcgtcataatgagatttactcacattcaccattgtccataatcactaaaaccattttaaaatcatttattaaaatagcgtttcacttacccatgaaccatagacgatcaagttcacgtaatttaaaccaaaaaatatttttataaactagtgatgcaacgactatagTGACaattcaaactaaattcaataattataatacaaCTTCGATCAGgttgatcattgtgaggtttactcaccttttcctgcgtgcaacttccacgacactggaagtaatttcctcactcgtttcgtcggtcacctaatagcatgataaaatgcttagaaaacaatacgtaaaatatcatgtgatgattttagtatagctaaatgttgttcataaacactgttcatgttttacaGTTTTATTAAACACTGTTTGGTTTATTGTTTACATAATgatgttcacatttactgttttgAACTGTTCATGAACACTGATCACAATACAGTTCATGAACACTGTTTATGTGGCGGCACTGTTCACATaccgccaccaatgaccaccaaatttcaccaccacaatctaaatgacattcctaacaacttcctagttcaccagaaagtctaattctgagcctaaacatttcaatttaacaaaaaccgaaaaggcccaatttaaaacctatgatttcttttcttcgattctcctagcacacaacgatttgggttaaatattttaaagggtttgtagtatgaaATGCGACCTATAAAATGGGATAAGAATCGTACCGATTGGTTGctggaggagggagatccgacgagctgaagttcggcgaaatatgcattttcgggggaacttccgggcttcaccgctcccaaacggcggcgagatggcgggtggTGTTGTCACCAATCAACAGGGGACGtaacaacctttcaaacgtgaccggtgcgccgctttatggtggccggacgacggaaatccggcggcccaaagtcAACTGCTCAGGGATAGAAAAATCTGGGATTTTCGGGTGTAAACAATATCCATGAACAGTACCaatccgaatttctgattttctctaatttttctctttaattcccctatttatactattttccaaaaatgttcAAAaatcttttgattcgtaacttcttcatacgaactccgatttaggtgTGCCGcttgtccacgaattcgtatcgacgagctctacgactttcatgtaagaagttttataagaaacccaatgagttaaaagtcaactcctagactcgtcaaattgatTGTTCCCGAACAATTAATCTTTcgaaccctttcgttttcatcctcgtgaaataaaattggataatgaccaacttaataatatcatggaactcattggaaattagatatgaatttttagGGTATTACAAAGGTGATGTGGCGTGGAGTGGAGGTATTTTTGATCCCGTGCGTACGGTGTTCTGGGCACAAGATTTGGTGGTGGAGTATAATATCTCAAACCTCCTAAGCATGCTGGTATTGGGAGTGGCAGACGTATGCATGGTGCATGGAAGTATCGAATGGCTGGGAGGGTTAAACTTAATTTTAATGGTGCATTTCGTACAAGAGGCAGTGGTGGGGCTTGAGTGATTGTTAGGGAAGCTGAAGGTGGGGTCAGATGTGCATGGTTCAGGCGTTTGAACTTCTTATCTTCTCATATCCATGCTGAGGCTCTAGCTTGCATATTTGGCCTCACAACTATGGTAGAGTAGGGGTGGAGAGAGGTTGAGGTAGAGAGTGACTGTTTGACTTTAGTGGCAGCCTTGAATAAGAATGGCGGTGACATGGTGAAGGTAAGTTCGATATTACAAGACTGTCGTGATTTTAATGTCTATGTTCGATTTTATATTGATTTGCTATGTGTACCGAGAAGCTAATAGTGTAGCCCATAGATTGACGCACTTTGCTAGTTTAGATAGAGTTGTAGCATTTAGCTTAGCCAAGGTGCCTGGTTTTCTTCAAGATATCATCTTTGAGGATAAGTGTAATGCTGA contains:
- the LOC126797423 gene encoding probable acylpyruvase FAHD1, mitochondrial gives rise to the protein MAGRLLQVGTKIIVVGKNYTAHAKKLGNAVSKEPMIFLKLTLSYLKNGGTIRIPHPLESLDYEVELAVIIAKKACDVPQTKAMDYVGGYTLAIDMTAREIQATAKDVVL